One window of Camelina sativa cultivar DH55 chromosome 4, Cs, whole genome shotgun sequence genomic DNA carries:
- the LOC104784014 gene encoding uncharacterized protein LOC104784014 — MAVVNPETVPLNTESVLNINMSHVTRLTSSNYLMWSLQVRSFLDGHGLSGHLDAAATVPAATIAGQPNPNFVKWSRQDNLIYSALIGTITVTLQPLVSRTTTASQIWTKLASTYAKPSRGHIKQLKTQLKNFTKGPKSIDEYVQGVTNRLDQLAILGKSYDHEDAIELILDGLPEDYKTVVDQIEGKDTPPSLTEVHERLLNQEAKLLSVVSTTAQHSVFSDLRQQRSTTQQ; from the coding sequence ATGGCTGTTGTCAATCCTGAAACTGTTCCTCTTAATACCGAATCAGTTCTCAACATTAACATGTCTCATGTTACTCGTCTTACCAGCTCCAACTACCTCATGTGGAGTCTTCAAGTCCGTTCGTTTCTTGACGGTCATGGCCTCTCCGGTCACCTTGATGCTGCTGCTACTGTCCCTGCTGCTACCATCGCTGGACAGCCAAATCCTAACTTCGTCAAGTGGAGTCGTCAGGACAATCTCATCTACAGTGCCTTGATTGGCACAATTACGGTCACCCTTCAACCCCTTGTCTCCCGCACCACCACCGCGTCCCAGATCTGGACCAAGCTTGCCTCCACCTATGCGAAACCCAGTCGTGGGCACATCAAACAACTGAAGACTCAACTCAAAAACTTTACCAAGGGGCCAAAATCCATTGATGAATATGTTCAGGGCGTCACCAACCGCCTTGATCAACTTGCGATTCTCGGTAAGTCGTACGATCATGAAGATGCCATTGAACTCATCCTTGATGGTCTCCCGGAAGACTACAAAACGGTGGTCGATCAGATTGAAGGGAAAGACACACCTCCCTCTCTGACTGAAGTTCATGAACGCCTCCTCAATCAAGAAGCCAAGTTACTCAGTGTTGTCTCCACCACAGCCCAACACTCTGTTTTTTCCGATCTCCGCCAACAACGTTCAACAACGCAACAATAA